The DNA sequence GTGCTTGTCCTGCTGCATGGGTGCTCCTCGGGCGGCTCGGTCCGGCGCTCAGCGGGGGAAGCGGCGGGGTCAGCCGGGCAGGGTGTCCTCGTCGACGACGTGCATCGCGGCCTCCTCGGCGGAGGCGGCCCCGCCGTCGATGCCGACGTCCGTGGCGACCAGGGCCTCCTCCTCGTCCTCGTGCGCCCCCTCGTCGGGTGCGACCAGCCGTCCGGAGCGTGCGGCGCCGACCTCGTTGTCCAGGAGTTCCCCGTCGGTGCCGGAGGAATCGCCGAGACCGTCACCGTCGGAGGCGGCGGCGTCCGGAAGCTCCTCGGCGAGCCGCTGGTCCAGCGTTTCGCCCTCGTGACGCTCCGCCGCCGTCACGCCGTAGTGCTCCACGGCCCAGGGCCGCTCGGGAGGGGACCAGCCCCGGTCCAGGGGGTCGGCGACGCCGTCGTTCTCGAGGGTGTCCTCGGCGTCGAGCAGTCCGGCGTCGTCCTGGATCTCGGACGCGTCGGGCTGGTAGACGTCGTCTCCCCAACCGTCGGCGCTGTTCACGGGTACCTCCAGAGGGTGGGGCCGGGCCCGTTCCCGGCGCGGCCCGTGCCGGGCCGTCCGCACGGGGCACTGGCGCCGCCCGTACCCGATACGGCGGGATCCCGGGCGTTCCCCGAGCCGGTGCCTGACTCCAGCCTTCCACCCGATCTCCCCACCGCGCAACGGCACGACTCGGCGGGTGCTCCCACGCCCCACCGCACCCCGGTCGGCGCCCCGCACCCCGATCGGGCGGCAGCCGGCGGGGCCGCGCAGGGGCGGCGCGGGGGCCGCGCGGGGGCGACGTGCCCGACGGGGGAGCGGCCGACCGCCCCCGCCTCCCGAACGGCGGCGGGAACGGCCGGACCCACCCCGGGCTCACCCGTGCCAGGACCGCCACAGTGCCGCGTACGCCCCGCCCGCCGCGACCAGCTCGTCATGGCTGCCGAGTTCGCTGATGCGGCCGTTCTCCACGACGGCGATGACGTCCGCGTCGTGGGCGGTGTGCAGACGGTGGGCGATGGCGACGACGGTCCGGCCGTCCAGGACACGCGCCAGGGAGCGTTCCAGGTGACGGGCCGCACGCGGGTCGAGCAGCGAGGTCGCTTCGTCCAGGACCAGCGTGTGCGGGTCGGCCAGCACCAGCCGGGCCAGCGCGATCTGCTGCGCCTGGGCCGGGGTGAGGGCGAACCCGCCGGACCCGACCTCGGTGTCGAGGCCGTCGTCGAGTGCGCGGGCCCAGCCGTCCGCGTCGACCGCCCCGAGCGCCGCCCACAGCTCCGCGTCCTCGGCGTTCGTCCGGGCGAGCCGCAGATTGTCGCGCAGGGAGCCCACGAAGACGTGGTGCTCCTGGTTGACCAGGGCCACGTGCGACCGGACCCGTTCCGCCGTCATCCGCGACAGCTCGGCGTCGCCGAGGGTGACGCGGCCGTCCCGGGGCGCGTAGATCCCGGCGAGCAGCCGGCCCAGGGTGGACTTGCCCGCGCCCGAGGGGCCGACCAGCGCCAGCCGGGTCCCGGGGGCGACCTCGAGGGACACCTTGCGCAGGACGTCGACGCCCTCCTGGTAGCCGAAGTGCACCTGGTCCGCGTGCACCCGACGCCCGTCGGGGGTCAGACCGGCGTCTCCGGCGTCGGGCTCGATGTCCCGGACCCCGACCAGCCGGGCCAGCGACACCTGCGCCACCTGCAACTCGTCGTACCAGCGCAGGATCAGTCCCACCGGGTCGACGAGCATCTGGGCGATCAGCGCACCCGTCGTCAGCTGGCCGACTCCGATCCAGCCCTCCAGGACGAACACACCGCCGATCATCAGCACCGAGCCGAGCACGGTGACGTGGGTGATGTCCACGACGGGGATGAGGACCGACCGCAGCCAGAGCGTGTAGCGCTCCCAGGCCGTCCACTCCCTGACCCGCTGGTCCGACAGGGCCACGCGACGCGCGCCGAGGCGGTGTGCCTCCACGGTCCGCCCCGCGTCCACCGTCTCGGCGAGCGCGGCGGCCACGGCGGCGTACCCGGCGGCCTCCGAGCGGTAGGCGGAGGGCGCCCGCCGGAAGTACCAGCGGCAGCCGACGACCAGCAGCGGCACCGCTACCAGCACGGCCGCCGCCAGCTCCGGCGCCGTGACGACCAGCCCGCCCATCAGCAGCACCACCCACACCATGCCGATGGCCAGCTGCGGCACGGCCTCGCGCATCGCGTTGCCGAGCCGGTCGATGTCGGTGGTGATCCGCGACAGCAGGTCGCCCGTGCCCGCCCGCTCCAGGACGCCCGGCGGCAGCCCGACCGACCGCACCAGGAAGTCCTCGCGCAGATCGGCCAGCATCCGCTCGCCGAGCATCGCCCCGCGCAGCCGCACCTGCCGGACGAACGCCGCCTGGACGCCCAGCGCGAGCAGGAACAGTACGGCGGTGAGCCCCAGGTGCAGCTCACGCTCCTTCTCCGAGACCCGTTCCACCAGCCCGCCCAGCAGGTGCGGGCCCACCATCGAGGCGACCACGGCGATGGTGTTCACCGTGATCAGCAGCAGGAAGGCCCGGCGGTGCCGCCGCAGCAGCTCCCCCACGTAGGCACGCACGGTCGCGGGCGCGCCCACGGGCAGGGTGCTGGCCGCGGTCGGGGCCGCCGGGTCGTACGCCGGTGGCGCCACGCCGATCATGCTGTCTCCTCGATCTCTTCCAGCTCTTCCAGGTCTTCCAACTCGTCCAGGCGGTGCAGGACCTCGTCGTCGCGCAGTGCGCCGTCGTCCAGGGCCTTGCTCGCGCGCAGTGCGCCGTCGTCGTTCAGGGTCTTGCTTCCGCGCAGTGCGCCGTCCGCGTCCGGTACCTCGGTCGGCGACGCCGCCTCGTCCTCGGTCTCGCGTGTCACCACGGCCCGGTACCGGGGCTCGGTGCGCACCAGTTCGCGATGGCCGCCGACCGCCGCGACGGTGTCGCCGTCCAGGAACACCACCCGGTCGGCGCGGTCCAGCAGCAGGGGCGAGGAGGTGAACACCACCGTGGTGCGCCGTGCCCGCAACGCGCGCACGCCCCCGGCGACACGGGCCTCGGTGTGCGAGTCGACGGCGGAGGTCGGCTCGTCCAGGACGAGCACCTCGGGATCGGTGACCAGCGACCGGGCCAGCGCGAGCCGCTGGCGCTGGCCGCCGGACAGGGACCGCCCGCGTTCGGTGATCCGGGCGTCCATCGGGTCGTCGGTGTCCAGTGCGACCTGTACCAGTGCCGCCAGTACGTCCCCGCACTGTGCCGCGTCCAGCGCGTCGCGCGGGTCGACCGCTCCGGAGGCGGGCACGTCGAGCAGTTCGCGCAGGGTGCCCGAGAGCAACACCGGATCCTTGTCCTGCACGAGGACGGCGCCGCGGGCGGAGTCCAGGGGCAGTTCGTCCAGGGGCACCCCGCCGAGCAGCACCGAGGGGCCCTCGTGCGCGGCGTGCCCGCCGAGCCGTTCGGCCAGCCGCCCCGCCGCGTCCGGATCACCGCAGACCACGGCGGTGAGCAGGCCCGCGGGGGCGAGCAGACCCGTCGCCGGGTCGTACAGGTCACCGGTCGGGGCCTCGGCGTCACGTGCGCCAGCGGCGTCGGTGTTCCGGTCCAGCGACAGCACGCGCGCGGCCCGTTTGGCGGACGGGCGCGAGAAGGAGTACGCCATGGCGATCTCCTCGAAGTGACGCAGGGGGTACCCCAGCACCATCACCGAGCTGTAGACGGTGACCAGTTCACCGACGGTGATCCGGCCCTCGCGGGCGAGGTGGACGCCGTACCAGACCACCGTGATCAGCAGGAGGCCCGGCAGCAGCACCTGGATGGCGGCGATCAGGGCCCACATCCGCGCGCTGCGCACGGCGGCGTGGCGGACCTCCTGGGAGGCGCGGCGGTAGCGGTCGAGGAACAGCTCCTCGCCACCGATGCCGCGCAGCACGCGCAGTCCGGCGACGGTGTCCGAGGCGAGTTCGGTGGCCCGTCCGGCCTTCTCGCGCTGCGTGTCGGCCCGCCGGGTGGCCCGGGGCAGCAGGGGCAGCACCGCGATGGCGAGCACGGGCAGGCCCGTGGCGACGACGACCCCGAGCGCGGGCTGGTAGACGACCAGGCCGACGCAGACCAGCACGATGGTGATCGCGGCGGCGGTGAACCGCGACAGGGCCTCGACGAACCAGCCGATCTTCTCGACGTCTCCGGTGGAGACGGCCACGACCTCGCCGGCGGCCACCCGCCGGGTCAGCGCGGAGCCCAGCGTCGCGGCCTTGCGGGCCAGCAGTTGCTGGACGCGGGCGGCGGCGGTGATCCAGTTGGTGACGGCGGCGCGGTGCAGGAAGCCGTCGCCGACCGCGTTGCCGACGCAGGCCAGCGCCAGCAGGCCGCCGGCCAGTGCGAGCCGGCCGCCGGAGCGGTCGACGGCGGCCTGGACGGCGACACCGACGCAGAACGGCAGTGAGGCGACGGAGGCGAAGTGCAGCAGGCCCCACGCCAACGACTTGAGCTGTCCGGACAGTTGGTTGCGGAAGAGCCACCACAGGAAGCGGGGACCCGAGCGGGCGTCGGGCACGCCCGGGTCGGGGTACGGAAGGTCTTGAATCTGCATGGCGTCCCAGTGGCTCGGATCAGCGGATCAGCGGATCAGGGATGGCGGACGGGCGGACCAGGGAGGCTGCGGCGAGAGCGCGGGAGAAGGGGGGAGGAGGGGACTGAGGGCATGCCTGCGGGCCGTCCGCGGACGGAATCAGCAAACCGTGACAGGTTGACGCCGCCACGCAGAGGGAGGCAAACGGTTTTCCCCGGCACCGAACGAAACCGGCGGCACCGGCCACCGGTACGTCACCTCACACGAGTCACCCGGAACCCCGCACCGGTGACCGGAAGCCTCAGGCATGTCCCCCGGAGCCCCGGACCGGTTCCCGCAACCTCACTCCGGCCCCTCGTCACTCACACCGGCCCCTCGTCACCTCACACCGGTCACCCGGGATTCTCACCGCACGGTGTGGCGGCCGCCCCGTCGACCAGGCTGTTCAGCAAATCGCCCAGGACCGCGCGCTGTTCGTCCCCCAGCGGGGCCAGGATCTCCTCCGCGGCGGAGCGGCGCGCGGTGCGCAGTTCCCGCAGGGCCGCGCGTCCGTCGTCGGTGAGCTCGATCCGGATGACCCGCCGATTGGCGGGATCCGGCACCCGCCGCACCTTGCCGTTCGCCTCCAGCCCGTCGACCAGGGTGGTCACGGCCCGGGGGACCACCTCGAGCCGCTCCGCCAGATCGGCCATCCGGGGCGGCGAGCCGTAGTGCGTCAGCGTGCGCAGCAGCCGTGACTGAGCGGGCGTGATACCGAGCTCGCGCCGCTCCAGATGGCGCTTCTGGATGCGATGCACCCGGCGCGTGAGCCGAAGCAACTGCTCGGCCAGCAGGCCGTCGGGATCGGGGGCGGTCATACGGGAACAATATCAGGATGCCGTTCATTGTGAGTATAGGTAACAATGAGCTAGGCTCCGCTCGCCCTCGGGTCACCGCCCGGGGTATCCGTTCCGAAGGAGACCATGCACCCGTACCACCAACCCGACTGGATCCCGCCCACCCCCGCGAAGGAACAACCGCGGCAGGTGCGGCGCATCCTGAAGCTCTTCCGCCCCTACCGCGGCCGCCTCGCGATCGTCGGCCTGCTCGTCGGAGCCGCGTCGCTGGTCTCGGTCGCCACACCGTTCCTGCTGAAGGCGATCCTCGACGTCGCGATCCCCGAGGGCCGCACCGGGCTGCTCAGCCTGCTCGCGCTCGGCATGATCCTCAGCGCCGTCCTCACCAGTGTCTTCGGTGTGCTGCAGACCCTGATCTC is a window from the Streptomyces capillispiralis genome containing:
- a CDS encoding MarR family winged helix-turn-helix transcriptional regulator, producing the protein MTAPDPDGLLAEQLLRLTRRVHRIQKRHLERRELGITPAQSRLLRTLTHYGSPPRMADLAERLEVVPRAVTTLVDGLEANGKVRRVPDPANRRVIRIELTDDGRAALRELRTARRSAAEEILAPLGDEQRAVLGDLLNSLVDGAAATPCGENPG
- a CDS encoding DUF5709 domain-containing protein, yielding MNSADGWGDDVYQPDASEIQDDAGLLDAEDTLENDGVADPLDRGWSPPERPWAVEHYGVTAAERHEGETLDQRLAEELPDAAASDGDGLGDSSGTDGELLDNEVGAARSGRLVAPDEGAHEDEEEALVATDVGIDGGAASAEEAAMHVVDEDTLPG
- a CDS encoding ABC transporter ATP-binding protein encodes the protein MIGVAPPAYDPAAPTAASTLPVGAPATVRAYVGELLRRHRRAFLLLITVNTIAVVASMVGPHLLGGLVERVSEKERELHLGLTAVLFLLALGVQAAFVRQVRLRGAMLGERMLADLREDFLVRSVGLPPGVLERAGTGDLLSRITTDIDRLGNAMREAVPQLAIGMVWVVLLMGGLVVTAPELAAAVLVAVPLLVVGCRWYFRRAPSAYRSEAAGYAAVAAALAETVDAGRTVEAHRLGARRVALSDQRVREWTAWERYTLWLRSVLIPVVDITHVTVLGSVLMIGGVFVLEGWIGVGQLTTGALIAQMLVDPVGLILRWYDELQVAQVSLARLVGVRDIEPDAGDAGLTPDGRRVHADQVHFGYQEGVDVLRKVSLEVAPGTRLALVGPSGAGKSTLGRLLAGIYAPRDGRVTLGDAELSRMTAERVRSHVALVNQEHHVFVGSLRDNLRLARTNAEDAELWAALGAVDADGWARALDDGLDTEVGSGGFALTPAQAQQIALARLVLADPHTLVLDEATSLLDPRAARHLERSLARVLDGRTVVAIAHRLHTAHDADVIAVVENGRISELGSHDELVAAGGAYAALWRSWHG
- a CDS encoding ABC transporter ATP-binding protein → MQIQDLPYPDPGVPDARSGPRFLWWLFRNQLSGQLKSLAWGLLHFASVASLPFCVGVAVQAAVDRSGGRLALAGGLLALACVGNAVGDGFLHRAAVTNWITAAARVQQLLARKAATLGSALTRRVAAGEVVAVSTGDVEKIGWFVEALSRFTAAAITIVLVCVGLVVYQPALGVVVATGLPVLAIAVLPLLPRATRRADTQREKAGRATELASDTVAGLRVLRGIGGEELFLDRYRRASQEVRHAAVRSARMWALIAAIQVLLPGLLLITVVWYGVHLAREGRITVGELVTVYSSVMVLGYPLRHFEEIAMAYSFSRPSAKRAARVLSLDRNTDAAGARDAEAPTGDLYDPATGLLAPAGLLTAVVCGDPDAAGRLAERLGGHAAHEGPSVLLGGVPLDELPLDSARGAVLVQDKDPVLLSGTLRELLDVPASGAVDPRDALDAAQCGDVLAALVQVALDTDDPMDARITERGRSLSGGQRQRLALARSLVTDPEVLVLDEPTSAVDSHTEARVAGGVRALRARRTTVVFTSSPLLLDRADRVVFLDGDTVAAVGGHRELVRTEPRYRAVVTRETEDEAASPTEVPDADGALRGSKTLNDDGALRASKALDDGALRDDEVLHRLDELEDLEELEEIEETA